The following are from one region of the Escherichia sp. E4742 genome:
- a CDS encoding TRIC cation channel family protein — translation MLVYWLDIVGTAVFAISGVLLAGKLRMDPFGVLVLGVVTAVGGGTIRDMALDHGPVFWVKDPTDLVVAMVTSMLTIVLVRQPRRLPKWMLPVLDAVGLAVFVGIGVNKAFNADAGPLIAVCMGVITGVGGGIIRDVLAREIPMILRTEIYATACIIGGIVHATAYYTFSVPLETASMMGMVVTLLIRLAAIRWHLKLPTFALDENGR, via the coding sequence ATGCTCGTCTATTGGCTGGATATAGTCGGCACAGCGGTATTTGCCATCTCCGGCGTTTTACTTGCCGGAAAATTGCGTATGGACCCTTTTGGCGTCCTGGTATTAGGCGTGGTTACCGCGGTAGGCGGTGGAACCATTCGCGACATGGCGCTGGATCACGGTCCGGTATTTTGGGTGAAAGATCCCACCGATCTGGTCGTTGCAATGGTAACCAGCATGCTGACGATCGTCCTGGTACGCCAGCCAAGACGCTTGCCGAAATGGATGCTGCCGGTGCTGGATGCAGTTGGGTTGGCAGTATTTGTTGGCATTGGCGTCAACAAAGCCTTTAATGCGGATGCAGGTCCATTGATTGCGGTATGTATGGGTGTTATTACGGGCGTTGGCGGCGGGATCATTCGCGATGTGCTGGCGCGCGAAATCCCCATGATTTTACGTACAGAAATCTACGCAACAGCCTGTATTATCGGCGGTATTGTCCACGCTACGGCTTATTATACGTTTTCCGTCCCGTTAGAAACGGCCAGTATGATGGGGATGGTGGTAACGTTATTGATTCGACTGGCTGCTATCCGTTGGCATCTTAAACTGCCGACGTTTGCGCTGGATGAGAATGGGCGTTAA
- the hemL gene encoding glutamate-1-semialdehyde 2,1-aminomutase, whose amino-acid sequence MSKSENLYSAARELIPGGVNSPVRAFTGVGGTPLFIEKADGAYLYDVDGKAYIDYVGSWGPMVLGHNHPAIRNAVIEAAERGLSFGAPTEMEVKMAQLVTELVPTMDMVRMVNSGTEATMSAIRLARGFTGRDKIIKFEGCYHGHADCLLVKAGSGALTLGQPNSPGVPADFAKHTLTCTYNDLASVRAAFEQYPQEIACIIVEPVAGNMNCVPPLPEFLPGLRALCDEFGALLIIDEVMTGFRVALAGAQDYYGVVPDLTCLGKIIGGGMPVGAFGGRRDVMDALAPTGPVYQAGTLSGNPIAMAAGFACLNEVAQPGVHETLDELTTRLAEGLREAAEEAGIPLVVNHVGGMFGIFFTDAESVTCYQDVMACDVERFKRFFHMMLDEGVYLAPSAFEAGFMSVAHSMEDINNTIDAARRVFAKL is encoded by the coding sequence ATGAGTAAGTCTGAAAATCTTTACAGCGCAGCGCGTGAGCTGATCCCTGGCGGTGTGAACTCTCCTGTTCGCGCCTTTACTGGCGTGGGCGGCACTCCACTGTTTATCGAAAAAGCGGACGGCGCTTATCTGTATGATGTTGATGGCAAAGCGTATATCGATTATGTCGGTTCCTGGGGGCCGATGGTGCTGGGCCATAACCATCCGGCGATCCGTAACGCAGTGATTGAAGCCGCCGAGCGCGGTCTGAGCTTTGGTGCGCCGACCGAAATGGAAGTGAAAATGGCGCAACTGGTGACCGAACTGGTGCCGACGATGGATATGGTGCGCATGGTGAACTCCGGCACCGAAGCGACAATGAGCGCCATCCGCCTGGCCCGTGGTTTTACTGGCCGTGACAAGATCATTAAATTCGAAGGTTGCTACCACGGTCACGCTGACTGCCTGCTGGTGAAAGCCGGTTCTGGCGCGCTCACTTTAGGGCAGCCAAACTCGCCGGGCGTTCCGGCAGATTTCGCCAAACATACCTTAACCTGTACTTATAACGATCTGGCCTCTGTACGCGCCGCGTTTGAACAGTATCCGCAAGAGATTGCCTGCATTATCGTCGAGCCAGTAGCAGGCAATATGAACTGTGTTCCACCGCTGCCAGAGTTCCTGCCAGGTCTGCGCGCGCTGTGCGACGAATTTGGCGCGTTGCTGATCATCGATGAAGTGATGACTGGCTTCCGCGTGGCGCTAGCTGGCGCACAGGATTATTACGGCGTGGTGCCAGATCTCACCTGTCTGGGCAAAATCATCGGTGGTGGAATGCCGGTAGGTGCCTTCGGCGGTCGTCGTGATGTGATGGATGCGCTGGCTCCGACTGGTCCGGTGTATCAGGCGGGTACGCTTTCCGGTAACCCGATTGCGATGGCCGCCGGTTTCGCCTGTCTGAATGAAGTCGCGCAGCCGGGCGTTCACGAGACACTGGATGAGCTGACCACACGTCTGGCAGAAGGTCTGCGGGAAGCGGCGGAAGAAGCGGGAATTCCGCTGGTCGTTAACCACGTTGGCGGCATGTTCGGTATTTTCTTTACCGACGCCGAGTCCGTAACATGCTACCAGGATGTGATGGCCTGTGACGTGGAACGCTTTAAGCGTTTCTTCCATATGATGCTGGACGAAGGTGTTTACCTGGCACCGTCAGCGTTTGAAGCGGGCTTTATGTCCGTGGCACACAGCATGGAAGATATCAATAACACCATCGATGCTGCACGTCGGGTGTTTGCGAAGTTATGA
- the btuF gene encoding vitamin B12 ABC transporter substrate-binding protein BtuF, producing the protein MAKSLFRALVALSFLAPLWLNAAPRVITLSPANTELAFAAGITPVGVSSYSDYPPEAQKIEQVSTWQGMNLERIVALKPDLVVAWRGGNAERQVDQLASLGIKVMWVDATSIEQIADALRQLAPWSPQPDKAEKAAQTLLEQYAQLKAKFADKPKKRVFLQFGINPPFTSGKESIQNQVLEVCGGENIFKNSHVPWPQVSREQVLARAPQAIVITGGSDQTPKIEQYWGEQLKIPIIPLTSDWFERASPRIILAAQQLCNALSQVD; encoded by the coding sequence ATGGCTAAGTCACTATTCAGGGCGCTGGTCGCCCTGTCTTTTCTTGCGCCACTGTGGCTCAACGCCGCGCCGCGTGTCATCACACTTTCCCCCGCTAACACCGAACTCGCATTTGCCGCCGGGATCACGCCGGTAGGGGTCAGCAGTTATTCCGACTATCCGCCAGAAGCACAGAAAATAGAGCAGGTTTCCACCTGGCAAGGGATGAATCTGGAACGTATTGTGGCGCTAAAACCCGATCTAGTCGTAGCCTGGCGCGGGGGTAACGCCGAGCGGCAAGTTGACCAGCTTGCTTCGCTGGGAATAAAAGTGATGTGGGTCGATGCGACAAGCATTGAACAAATTGCCGATGCGTTACGTCAACTGGCCCCGTGGAGTCCGCAACCTGACAAGGCCGAGAAAGCCGCGCAAACCTTGCTGGAACAGTATGCGCAACTCAAAGCTAAATTCGCCGACAAACCTAAAAAACGTGTTTTCTTACAATTCGGCATTAATCCGCCGTTCACCAGCGGAAAAGAGTCGATTCAGAACCAGGTACTGGAAGTTTGCGGTGGAGAAAACATCTTTAAAAACAGCCATGTTCCCTGGCCGCAGGTTAGCCGCGAACAGGTATTAGCACGCGCGCCACAGGCAATTGTTATCACTGGCGGATCGGACCAAACTCCTAAAATCGAGCAATACTGGGGTGAACAGCTCAAAATCCCCATTATTCCTCTCACAAGTGACTGGTTTGAACGTGCAAGCCCACGTATTATCCTCGCTGCACAACAACTCTGTAATGCGCTTTCACAAGTGGATTAG
- the erpA gene encoding iron-sulfur cluster insertion protein ErpA — protein sequence MSDDVALPLEFTDAAANKVKSLIADEDNPNLKLRVYITGGGCSGFQYGFTFDDQVNEGDMTIEKQGVGLVVDPMSLQYLVGGSVDYTEGLEGSRFIVTNPNAKSTCGCGSSFSI from the coding sequence ATGAGTGATGACGTAGCACTGCCGCTGGAGTTTACCGACGCAGCAGCCAACAAAGTTAAAAGCCTGATCGCTGACGAAGATAACCCGAATCTGAAATTACGCGTGTATATCACCGGTGGCGGTTGCAGCGGCTTCCAGTATGGTTTCACCTTTGATGATCAGGTGAACGAAGGCGATATGACCATTGAAAAACAGGGCGTTGGCCTGGTGGTTGACCCAATGAGCCTGCAATATCTGGTTGGTGGTTCCGTTGATTATACTGAAGGTCTGGAAGGTTCGCGTTTCATCGTGACCAACCCGAACGCGAAAAGCACCTGTGGTTGCGGTTCTTCCTTCAGCATCTAA
- the fhuB gene encoding Fe(3+)-hydroxamate ABC transporter permease FhuB, with protein MSKRIALFPALLLALLVIVATALTWMNFSQALPRSQWAQAAWSPDIDVIEQMIFHYSLLPRLAISLLVGAGLGLVGVLFQQVLRNPLAEPTTLGVATGAQLGITVTTLWAIPGAMASQFAALAGACVVGLIVFGVAWGKRLSPVTLILAGLVVSLYCGAINQLLVIFHHDQLQSMFLWSTGTLTQTDWGGVERLWPQLLGGVMLTLLLLRPLTLMGLDDGVARNLGLALSLARLAALSLAIVISALLVNAVGIIGFIGLFAPLLAKMLGARRLLPRLMLASLIGALILWLSDQIILWLTRVWMEVSTGSVTALIGAPLLLWLLPRLRSISAPDMKVNDRVATERQHVLAFALAGGALLLMAVVVALSFGRDAHGWTWASGALLDDLMPWRWPRIMAALFAGVMLAVAGCIIQRLTGNPMASPEVLGISSGAAFGVVLMLFLVPGNAFGLLLPAGSLGATVTLLIIMIAAGRGGFSPHRMLLAGMALSTAFTMLLMMLQASGDPRMAQVLTWISGSTYNATDAQVWRTGIVMVILLAITPLCRRWLTILPLGGDTARAVGMALAPTRIALLLLAACLTATATMTIGPLSFVGLMAPHIARMMGFRRTMPHIVISALVGGLLLVFADWCGRMVLFPFQIPAGLLSTFIGAPYFIYLLRKQSR; from the coding sequence GTGAGTAAACGAATTGCGCTTTTCCCGGCGTTATTGCTGGCGCTGCTGGTGATTGTCGCTACGGCGCTGACCTGGATGAACTTCTCGCAGGCGCTGCCGCGTAGCCAGTGGGCGCAGGCTGCCTGGTCGCCGGATATCGATGTCATCGAGCAGATGATTTTTCACTACAGCTTGTTGCCGCGTCTGGCGATTTCGCTACTGGTGGGCGCGGGCCTGGGGCTGGTGGGCGTGCTGTTTCAGCAAGTACTGCGTAACCCGCTGGCGGAACCGACGACGTTGGGTGTTGCAACAGGCGCACAGTTGGGGATTACCGTCACGACGCTCTGGGCGATCCCCGGCGCGATGGCGAGCCAGTTTGCTGCGCTGGCGGGCGCTTGCGTTGTTGGCTTAATCGTCTTTGGCGTCGCGTGGGGGAAACGGCTTTCGCCGGTAACGCTTATTCTCGCGGGGCTGGTGGTGAGTCTTTATTGCGGGGCAATCAATCAGTTACTGGTTATCTTCCATCACGACCAGCTGCAAAGCATGTTCCTGTGGAGCACCGGAACGCTGACGCAAACCGACTGGGGCGGCGTTGAGCGTTTATGGCCTCAGCTGCTGGGCGGCGTGATGCTGACGTTACTGCTGTTGCGCCCGTTAACCCTGATGGGGCTTGATGATGGCGTGGCGCGCAATCTCGGGCTGGCACTGTCGCTCGCGCGTCTGGCGGCACTGTCGCTGGCGATTGTCATCAGTGCGTTGCTGGTGAATGCGGTAGGGATTATCGGCTTTATCGGGTTGTTTGCGCCACTGCTGGCGAAAATGCTGGGCGCGCGGCGTCTGCTGCCACGGTTGATGCTGGCATCGCTTATTGGTGCGCTGATCCTCTGGCTTTCCGATCAAATCATCCTCTGGCTGACTCGCGTGTGGATGGAAGTTTCCACCGGTTCGGTCACTGCGTTGATAGGTGCGCCGCTGCTGTTGTGGCTGCTGCCGCGTTTACGCAGCATTAGCGCGCCGGATATGAAGGTCAACGATCGTGTCGCGACTGAACGCCAACATGTGCTGGCGTTTGCCCTCGCGGGCGGCGCGCTGCTGTTGATGGCTGTGGTGGTGGCGCTGTCGTTTGGCCGTGATGCGCACGGCTGGACGTGGGCGAGTGGGGCGTTGCTCGATGATTTGATGCCCTGGCGCTGGCCACGAATTATGGCGGCGCTGTTTGCGGGCGTCATGCTGGCGGTGGCGGGTTGTATTATTCAGCGGCTGACCGGAAACCCGATGGCAAGCCCGGAAGTGCTGGGGATTAGCTCCGGCGCGGCGTTTGGCGTGGTGTTAATGCTGTTTCTGGTGCCGGGTAATGCCTTTGGCTTGCTGTTACCCGCGGGAAGTCTCGGGGCGACGGTGACGCTGTTGATCATTATGATCGCCGCCGGACGCGGTGGATTTTCCCCACACCGCATGTTACTGGCGGGGATGGCGTTAAGCACCGCGTTCACCATGCTTTTGATGATGTTGCAGGCAAGTGGTGACCCGCGAATGGCGCAAGTGCTGACCTGGATCTCTGGTTCGACCTACAATGCGACCGATGCGCAGGTCTGGCGCACGGGGATTGTGATGGTGATTTTGCTGGCGATTACCCCGCTGTGCCGCCGCTGGCTGACCATTTTACCGCTGGGCGGTGATACCGCGCGGGCCGTGGGGATGGCGCTGGCGCCGACGCGAATTGCATTGCTGCTGTTAGCGGCTTGCCTGACAGCGACCGCGACGATGACCATTGGACCACTGAGTTTTGTTGGTCTGATGGCACCGCATATTGCGCGGATGATGGGCTTTCGACGGACGATGCCGCATATTGTGATTTCGGCGTTGGTGGGTGGGTTGCTGCTGGTGTTCGCTGACTGGTGTGGGCGGATGGTGCTGTTTCCGTTCCAGATCCCGGCGGGGCTGCTGTCGACCTTTATCGGCGCGCCGTATTTTATCTATTTGCTGAGAAAGCAGAGCCGTTAA
- the fhuA gene encoding ferrichrome porin FhuA, whose product MARSKTAQPKHSLRKIAVVVATAVSGMSVYAQAAVEPKEDTITVTAAPAPQESAWGPAATIAARQSATGTKTDTPIQKVPQSISVVTAEEMALHQPKSVKEALSYTPGVSVGTRGASNTYDHLIIRGFAAEGQSQNNYLNGLKLQGNFYNDAVIDPYMLERAEIMRGPVSVLYGKSSPGGLLNMISKRPTTEPLKEVQFKAGTDSLFQTGFDFSDALDDDGVYSYRLTGLARSANAQQKGSEEQRYAIAPAFTWRPDDKTNFTFLSYFQNEPETGYYGWLPKEGTVEPLPNGKRLPTDFNEGAKNNTYSRNEKMVGYSFDHEFNDTFTVRQNLRFAENKTSQNSVYGYGVCSDPANAYSQQCAALAPADKGHYLARKYVVDDEKLQNFSVDTQLQSKFATGDIDHTLLTGVDFMRMRNDINAWFGYDDSVPLLDLYNPVNTDFDFNAKDPANSGPYRILNKQKQTGVYVQDQAQWDKVLVTLGGRYDWADQESLNRVAGTTDKRDDKQFTWRGGVNYLFDNGVTPYFSYSESFEPSSQVGKDGNIFAPSKGKQYEVGVKYVPEDRPIVVTGAVYNLTKTNNLMADPEGSFFSVEGGEIRARGVEIEAKAALSASVNVVGSYTYTDAEYTTDTTYKGNTPAQVPKHMASLWADYTFFDGPLSGLTLGTGGRYTGSSYGDPANSFKVGSYTVVDALVRYDLARVGMAGSNVALHVNNLFDREYVASCFNTYGCFWGAERQVVATATFRF is encoded by the coding sequence ATGGCGCGTTCCAAAACTGCTCAGCCAAAACACTCACTGCGTAAAATCGCAGTCGTAGTAGCCACAGCGGTTAGCGGCATGTCTGTTTATGCACAGGCAGCGGTTGAACCGAAAGAAGACACTATCACCGTTACCGCTGCACCTGCGCCGCAAGAAAGCGCATGGGGGCCGGCAGCCACTATCGCGGCGCGACAGTCCGCCACCGGCACCAAAACAGATACGCCGATTCAAAAAGTGCCACAGTCTATTTCTGTTGTGACTGCCGAAGAGATGGCGCTGCATCAGCCGAAGTCAGTAAAAGAAGCGCTCAGTTACACGCCGGGTGTCTCTGTTGGTACGCGTGGCGCATCCAACACCTATGACCACCTGATCATTCGTGGTTTTGCTGCGGAAGGCCAAAGTCAGAACAACTATCTGAACGGCCTGAAGTTGCAGGGCAACTTCTATAACGATGCGGTCATTGACCCGTATATGCTGGAGCGCGCTGAAATCATGCGTGGCCCGGTATCTGTGCTTTATGGGAAAAGCAGCCCTGGCGGCTTGTTGAACATGATCAGCAAACGCCCGACTACCGAACCGCTGAAAGAAGTTCAGTTTAAAGCCGGTACTGACAGCCTGTTCCAGACTGGTTTTGACTTTAGCGATGCGCTGGATGATGACGGCGTTTACTCTTATCGTCTGACTGGGCTTGCGCGTTCTGCCAATGCCCAGCAGAAAGGGTCAGAAGAGCAGCGTTATGCTATTGCACCGGCGTTTACCTGGCGTCCGGACGATAAAACCAATTTCACCTTCCTCTCTTACTTCCAGAATGAGCCGGAAACTGGTTATTACGGCTGGTTGCCGAAAGAAGGGACCGTTGAGCCGCTGCCAAACGGCAAGCGTCTGCCAACTGACTTTAACGAAGGGGCGAAGAACAACACCTATTCTCGTAATGAGAAGATGGTTGGCTACAGCTTCGACCACGAATTTAATGACACCTTTACTGTGCGTCAGAACCTGCGCTTTGCTGAAAACAAAACCTCGCAAAACAGCGTTTATGGTTACGGCGTCTGCTCCGATCCGGCGAATGCTTACAGCCAACAGTGTGCGGCTTTAGCGCCAGCGGATAAAGGCCATTATCTGGCGCGCAAATACGTCGTTGATGATGAGAAGCTGCAAAACTTCTCTGTTGATACCCAGTTGCAAAGCAAATTCGCCACTGGCGATATCGACCACACCTTGCTGACCGGTGTCGACTTTATGCGTATGCGTAATGACATCAACGCCTGGTTTGGTTACGACGACTCCGTACCGCTGCTCGATCTGTACAATCCGGTGAATACCGATTTCGACTTCAATGCGAAAGATCCGGCAAACTCCGGCCCTTACCGCATTCTGAATAAGCAGAAACAAACGGGCGTTTATGTTCAGGATCAGGCGCAGTGGGATAAAGTGCTGGTCACCCTGGGCGGTCGTTACGACTGGGCAGATCAAGAATCTCTTAACCGCGTTGCCGGGACGACCGATAAACGTGATGACAAACAGTTTACCTGGCGTGGTGGCGTTAACTACCTGTTTGATAATGGTGTAACACCTTACTTCAGCTATAGCGAATCGTTTGAACCTTCTTCACAAGTTGGGAAGGATGGTAATATTTTCGCGCCGTCTAAAGGTAAGCAATATGAAGTCGGCGTGAAATATGTACCGGAAGATCGCCCAATTGTGGTGACTGGTGCCGTGTATAATCTCACTAAAACCAACAACCTGATGGCGGACCCTGAGGGTTCCTTCTTCTCGGTTGAAGGTGGCGAGATCCGCGCTCGTGGCGTAGAAATCGAAGCGAAAGCGGCGCTGTCGGCGAGTGTTAACGTAGTCGGTTCTTATACTTACACCGATGCGGAATACACCACTGATACTACCTATAAAGGCAATACGCCTGCGCAGGTGCCAAAACACATGGCTTCTCTGTGGGCTGATTACACCTTCTTTGACGGTCCACTTTCAGGTCTGACGCTGGGTACTGGCGGTCGTTATACTGGCTCCAGCTACGGCGATCCGGCGAACTCATTTAAAGTGGGAAGTTATACGGTCGTGGATGCGTTAGTGCGTTATGATCTGGCGCGAGTCGGTATGGCTGGCTCCAACGTAGCGCTGCATGTTAACAACCTGTTCGATCGTGAATACGTCGCCAGCTGCTTTAACACCTATGGCTGCTTCTGGGGCGCAGAACGTCAGGTCGTTGCAACCGCAACCTTCCGTTTCTAA
- the fhuC gene encoding Fe3+-hydroxamate ABC transporter ATP-binding protein FhuC — MQEYTNHSDTTFALRNISFRVPGRTLLHPLSLTFPAGKVTGLIGHNGSGKSTLLKMLGRHQPPSEGEILLDAQPLESWSSKAFARKVAYLPQQLPPAEGMTVRELVAIGRYPWHGALGRFGAADREKVEEAISLVGLKPLAHRLVDSLSGGERQRAWIAMLVAQDSRCLLLDEPTSALDIAHQVDVLALVHRLSQERGLTVIAVLHDINMAARYCDYLVALRGGEMIAQGTPAEIMRGETLEMIYGIPMGILPHPAGAAPVSFVY, encoded by the coding sequence ATGCAGGAATACACGAATCATTCCGATACCACTTTTGCACTGCGTAATATCTCCTTTCGTGTGCCAGGGCGCACGCTTTTGCATCCGCTGTCGTTAACCTTTCCTGCCGGAAAAGTGACCGGTCTGATTGGTCACAACGGTTCTGGTAAATCCACTCTGCTCAAAATGCTTGGCCGTCATCAGCCGCCGTCGGAAGGTGAGATTCTTCTTGATGCCCAGCCGCTGGAAAGCTGGAGCAGCAAAGCGTTCGCCCGCAAAGTGGCTTATTTGCCGCAGCAGCTTCCTCCGGCAGAAGGGATGACCGTGCGTGAACTGGTGGCGATTGGTCGTTACCCGTGGCATGGCGCGCTGGGGCGCTTTGGCGCGGCTGATCGCGAAAAGGTCGAAGAGGCGATTTCGCTGGTTGGCTTAAAACCGCTGGCGCATCGGCTGGTCGATAGTCTCTCTGGCGGCGAACGTCAGCGGGCGTGGATCGCCATGCTGGTGGCGCAGGATAGCCGCTGCCTGCTGCTGGACGAACCGACCTCGGCGCTGGATATCGCCCACCAGGTTGACGTGCTGGCGCTGGTGCATCGTTTAAGTCAGGAGCGTGGCCTGACGGTCATTGCCGTACTGCACGATATTAATATGGCGGCGCGTTACTGTGATTATCTGGTTGCCCTGCGCGGTGGTGAAATGATTGCTCAGGGAACGCCTGCGGAAATTATGCGCGGCGAAACCCTCGAAATGATTTATGGCATCCCGATGGGGATTTTGCCGCATCCGGCGGGTGCTGCACCTGTGAGTTTTGTTTATTGA
- the clcA gene encoding H(+)/Cl(-) exchange transporter ClcA, which yields MKTDTPSYEIPQAARLRRRQLIRQLLERDKTPLAILFMAAVVGTLVGLAAVAFDKGVAWLQNQRMGALVHTADNYPLLLTVAFLCSAVLAMFGYFLVRKYAPEAGGSGIPEIEGALEDQRPVRWWRVLPVKFFGGLGTLGGGMVLGREGPTVQIGGNIGRMVLDIFRMKGDEARHTLLATGAAAGLAAAFNAPLAGILFIIEEMRPQFRYTLISIKAVFIGVIMSTIMYRVFNHEVALIDVGKLSDAPLNTLWLYLILGIIFGIFGPIFNKWVLGMQDLLHRVHGGNITKWVLMGGAIGGLCGLLGFVAPETSGGGFNLIPIATAGNFSMGMLVFIFVARVITTLLCFSSGAPGGIFAPMLALGTVLGTAFGMVAVELFPQYHLEAGTFAIAGMGALLAASIRAPLTGIVLVLEMTDNYQLILPMIITGLGATLLAQFTGGKPLYSAILARTLAKQEAEQLARSKAAVASENT from the coding sequence ATGAAAACTGATACTCCCTCTTATGAAATACCGCAGGCTGCGCGTCTGCGACGCAGACAACTCATTCGCCAGCTTCTTGAGCGTGATAAAACGCCATTAGCTATTTTGTTTATGGCGGCGGTCGTCGGCACCCTTGTCGGGCTGGCTGCAGTTGCTTTTGACAAAGGCGTCGCCTGGTTGCAAAACCAACGTATGGGCGCGCTGGTACATACCGCTGATAATTACCCACTTTTGTTAACCGTCGCTTTTCTCTGTTCGGCGGTGCTGGCAATGTTCGGCTACTTTCTGGTGCGTAAATATGCGCCAGAAGCAGGTGGTTCGGGTATCCCGGAAATTGAAGGGGCGCTGGAAGATCAACGTCCCGTTCGCTGGTGGCGTGTATTGCCAGTGAAATTCTTTGGTGGTCTGGGGACGCTGGGCGGCGGTATGGTTCTGGGGCGCGAAGGGCCAACCGTGCAGATTGGCGGTAATATTGGCCGGATGGTGCTTGATATTTTCCGAATGAAAGGTGACGAAGCTCGCCATACGTTACTGGCAACCGGTGCGGCGGCGGGTCTGGCGGCGGCTTTTAACGCGCCGCTGGCGGGTATTCTTTTTATTATTGAAGAGATGCGTCCGCAGTTTCGCTATACGCTAATTTCGATTAAAGCGGTATTTATTGGCGTCATTATGTCGACCATTATGTACCGGGTATTTAACCACGAAGTTGCACTTATTGACGTTGGTAAACTTTCTGACGCCCCGCTCAATACGCTGTGGCTTTATCTGATCCTCGGTATTATTTTTGGCATCTTCGGCCCTATTTTTAATAAATGGGTGCTGGGGATGCAGGATTTACTACACCGCGTACACGGCGGCAATATAACCAAATGGGTACTGATGGGCGGTGCGATTGGTGGTTTGTGTGGGCTGCTGGGTTTTGTCGCTCCTGAAACCTCAGGCGGTGGTTTTAACCTGATTCCTATCGCCACGGCGGGGAACTTCAGCATGGGAATGCTGGTATTTATCTTTGTCGCGCGGGTCATCACCACCTTACTCTGTTTCTCTTCCGGCGCGCCGGGCGGTATTTTTGCCCCGATGCTGGCGCTGGGTACCGTGCTGGGAACCGCGTTCGGAATGGTTGCCGTTGAACTGTTTCCGCAATATCACCTTGAAGCAGGCACCTTTGCTATTGCCGGAATGGGCGCGTTACTGGCGGCATCCATTCGTGCGCCGTTAACGGGGATCGTTCTGGTATTAGAGATGACAGATAACTATCAGCTCATTTTGCCAATGATTATTACCGGTCTTGGCGCAACACTATTAGCACAATTTACCGGTGGAAAACCGCTATACTCGGCGATTCTTGCGCGCACGCTGGCAAAACAGGAAGCGGAGCAACTGGCGCGAAGCAAGGCCGCTGTCGCCAGCGAGAATACTTGA
- the yadW gene encoding small protein YadW, whose product MAIIIGLEFAQLPMSFGAKYE is encoded by the coding sequence ATGGCGATTATTATTGGGTTAGAATTTGCCCAATTGCCGATGTCGTTTGGAGCAAAATATGAGTGA
- the fhuD gene encoding Fe(3+)-hydroxamate ABC transporter substrate-binding protein FhuD: MSGLPLISRRRLLTAMALSPLLWQMNTARAAAIDPHRVVALEWLPVELLLALGIVPYGVADTINYRLWVSEPPLPESVIDVGLRTEPNLELLTEMKPSFMVWSAGYGPSPEMLARIAPGRGFNFSDGKQPLAMARKSLTEMADLLNLQSAAETHLAQYEDFIRSMKPRFVKRGARPLLLTTLIDPRHMLVFGPNSLFQEILDEYGIPNAWQGETNFWGSTAVSIDRLAAYKDVDVLCFDHDNSKDMDALMATPLWQAMPFVRAGRFQRVPAVWFYGATLSAMHFVRILDNVIGGKA; this comes from the coding sequence ATGAGCGGTTTACCTCTTATTTCGCGCCGCCGACTGTTAACGGCGATGGCGCTTTCTCCGTTGCTATGGCAGATGAATACCGCCCGTGCGGCGGCTATTGATCCACATCGCGTTGTGGCGCTGGAGTGGTTGCCGGTGGAATTACTGCTGGCGCTCGGCATCGTACCTTACGGCGTGGCGGACACCATCAACTATCGCCTGTGGGTCAGCGAACCACCATTACCTGAATCGGTGATTGACGTTGGTTTGCGCACAGAACCTAACCTTGAACTGCTGACCGAAATGAAACCATCGTTTATGGTCTGGTCGGCGGGATATGGCCCTTCGCCAGAAATGCTGGCACGCATTGCACCGGGTCGCGGATTTAACTTCAGCGATGGCAAACAGCCGCTGGCGATGGCGCGTAAGTCGCTGACGGAAATGGCAGATTTACTTAACCTGCAAAGCGCAGCAGAAACGCATTTAGCGCAATATGAAGACTTTATCCGCAGCATGAAACCCCGCTTTGTGAAGCGTGGTGCACGCCCGTTATTGCTGACGACGCTTATCGATCCGCGCCATATGCTGGTCTTCGGTCCAAACAGCTTGTTCCAGGAAATTCTTGATGAGTACGGCATCCCAAATGCCTGGCAAGGGGAAACCAACTTCTGGGGCAGTACCGCCGTCAGCATCGATCGTCTGGCAGCGTATAAAGACGTTGATGTGCTCTGTTTTGATCACGACAACAGCAAAGACATGGATGCGCTAATGGCAACCCCGCTGTGGCAGGCAATGCCGTTTGTCCGTGCAGGACGTTTTCAGCGCGTTCCGGCAGTCTGGTTCTATGGCGCGACGCTTTCGGCAATGCACTTTGTGCGTATTCTGGATAACGTCATCGGAGGTAAAGCGTGA